The bacterium genome has a segment encoding these proteins:
- a CDS encoding sodium:proton antiporter, with translation MNFGLSPRARTRAAWLVPAALLVLMLLPGVAAALDGHGAAAANTATHQAAPQHAAPSLGTRLPLWSALPFVGILLSIAVFPLLAPHFWHRHFPKVAAFWSLAFAVPFLVAFRGEALQSIIHIYVIDYIPFIILLWALFTVAGGIYVGGSLRGS, from the coding sequence ATGAACTTCGGCCTTTCCCCGCGCGCCCGCACCCGTGCGGCCTGGCTCGTCCCGGCCGCGCTCCTCGTCCTGATGCTGCTGCCCGGCGTCGCGGCGGCACTCGACGGGCACGGCGCCGCCGCCGCCAATACCGCCACGCACCAGGCCGCCCCGCAGCACGCCGCCCCCAGCCTGGGCACGCGGCTGCCCCTGTGGAGCGCCCTGCCGTTCGTGGGGATCCTGCTCTCGATCGCGGTCTTCCCGCTGCTGGCGCCGCACTTCTGGCACCGCCACTTCCCCAAGGTCGCGGCCTTCTGGTCGCTGGCGTTCGCGGTGCCGTTCCTGGTCGCCTTCCGGGGCGAGGCGCTGCAGTCGATCATCCACATCTACGTGATCGACTACATCCCCTTCATCATCCTGCTGTGGGCCCTGTTCACCGTGGCCGGCGGGATCTACGTCGGCGGCAGCCTGCGCGGCTC
- a CDS encoding alginate export family protein — protein sequence MKTLKLTTLFVIMAMLMSVVAYAQTCAETCASTVKVTGESRYRIQMDGPGFYSYNSDTNPTWYSQLRTRIGIKAMVADNMGVFAQFQDSRYIGTENAGDMAYDPIEDEFYFTSIDPVLDMHQGYMWYKPCEKSFLKLGRFEMSLHNERLVGLSDWSMYGQSFDGLMYGRQFGENMKASFWATKDYESFNAYTVVDDTDGTDRAGDDMFYGINFSFLNKGVDLFGFMNKAYAVDFEGDASLMTFGAYSERTFAENFDYNAMVAMQTGTFDRGATEVDLSGMLMFAEVGYTMANGFRLAGLVDYTTGDDPTTTEVESFNNLYFTPHKFYGAMDIFDNGREEGIMDIALRGMYPVNESWTLNGDFHSFATVEDHATDKTALGTEIDLSGKYVDGGFAWQTGLSMFSPSEDWLGSTADSQNWLYTQATMSF from the coding sequence TTGAAGACGTTGAAGTTGACCACCCTGTTCGTGATCATGGCGATGCTGATGAGCGTCGTCGCATATGCTCAGACCTGTGCCGAGACCTGCGCCAGCACCGTCAAGGTGACGGGCGAGTCCCGCTACCGGATCCAGATGGACGGCCCGGGGTTCTACAGCTACAACTCCGACACCAACCCCACTTGGTACAGCCAGCTGCGTACCCGCATCGGCATCAAGGCCATGGTCGCGGACAACATGGGCGTGTTCGCCCAGTTCCAGGACAGCCGCTACATCGGTACCGAGAATGCTGGTGATATGGCCTATGACCCCATTGAGGATGAGTTCTACTTTACGTCCATCGACCCCGTTCTTGACATGCACCAGGGTTACATGTGGTACAAGCCCTGCGAGAAGAGCTTCCTGAAGCTGGGCCGTTTCGAGATGAGCCTGCACAATGAGCGCTTGGTGGGACTTTCGGACTGGAGCATGTACGGCCAGTCGTTCGATGGCCTGATGTACGGCCGCCAGTTCGGCGAGAACATGAAGGCTTCGTTCTGGGCCACCAAGGATTACGAGAGCTTCAACGCGTACACGGTCGTCGATGACACCGACGGTACGGACCGCGCCGGTGACGACATGTTCTACGGCATCAACTTCTCGTTCCTGAACAAGGGCGTGGACCTGTTCGGCTTCATGAACAAGGCCTATGCCGTTGATTTCGAAGGCGATGCGTCCCTCATGACCTTTGGTGCCTACAGCGAGCGGACTTTTGCCGAGAACTTCGACTACAACGCCATGGTTGCGATGCAGACCGGCACTTTCGACCGAGGCGCCACGGAGGTCGATCTCAGCGGTATGCTGATGTTCGCCGAAGTGGGCTACACGATGGCCAACGGGTTCCGCCTGGCCGGCCTCGTGGATTACACCACGGGCGACGACCCCACGACGACCGAGGTCGAGAGCTTCAACAACCTGTACTTCACGCCGCACAAGTTCTACGGCGCCATGGACATCTTCGACAACGGCCGTGAAGAGGGCATCATGGACATCGCCCTGCGCGGCATGTACCCGGTCAACGAGAGCTGGACGCTCAACGGCGACTTCCACAGCTTCGCGACCGTCGAAGACCATGCCACCGACAAGACCGCGCTGGGCACCGAGATCGACCTGTCCGGCAAGTACGTCGACGGCGGCTTCGCCTGGCAGACCGGCCTGAGCATGTTCTCCCCCAGCGAGGACTGGCTGGGCTCGACCGCCGACAGCCAGAACTGGCTGTACACGCAGGCCACGATGAGCTTCTAG
- a CDS encoding MarC family protein, with translation MDLYGFALLSLSSLFAVIDPLGCIPFFSGQTAGLSRHRKQRILVKALLVSLLVLLVFTYAGSAVLHTFGITVDAFRIAGGVIFFGVGLDMLQSRPRRWHTGLDQAARAQSQPEPVPDPDHDPSVTPLAIPMIAGPASITTVMVLRAETPGMTGALIVGAAAALILLLTGVILLTADTVLRRLGPTGMRIVEKLMGLLVTVIAVQLVMNGAAPFLRDLVATAGR, from the coding sequence TGGGCTGCATCCCCTTCTTCAGCGGCCAGACCGCCGGCCTGTCCCGCCACCGCAAGCAGCGCATCCTGGTCAAGGCCCTGCTGGTGTCCCTGCTGGTCCTGCTGGTGTTCACCTACGCCGGCAGCGCCGTGCTGCACACCTTCGGCATCACGGTGGACGCCTTCCGCATCGCCGGCGGCGTCATCTTCTTCGGCGTCGGCCTGGACATGCTGCAGAGCCGCCCCCGGCGCTGGCACACCGGCCTGGACCAGGCCGCCCGGGCCCAATCCCAGCCCGAGCCGGTCCCCGACCCCGACCACGACCCCTCGGTGACCCCCCTGGCGATCCCGATGATCGCCGGTCCGGCCTCGATCACCACGGTCATGGTGCTGCGGGCCGAGACCCCCGGGATGACCGGCGCGCTGATCGTCGGCGCCGCCGCCGCCCTGATCCTGCTGCTGACCGGGGTGATCCTGCTGACCGCCGACACCGTCCTGAGGCGCCTGGGCCCCACCGGCATGCGCATCGTGGAGAAGCTGATGGGCCTGCTGGTGACGGTCATCGCGGTGCAGCTGGTCATGAACGGGGCCGCTCCCTTCCTGAGGGACCTGGTCGCGACCGCCGGGCGCTGA